From one Streptomyces sp. NBC_01478 genomic stretch:
- the mshC gene encoding cysteine--1-D-myo-inosityl 2-amino-2-deoxy-alpha-D-glucopyranoside ligase: MYAWPASEVPALPGKGRDLRIHDTATGGLVTPDTGPVARIYVCGITPYDATHMGHAATYNAFDLVQRVWLDTKRQVHYVQNVTDVDDPLLERAERDGVDWVALAEKETALFREDMTALRMLPPQQYIGAVEAIPGIVPLVERLRDAGAAYELEGDVYFSVGSDPHFGRVSNLDAAAMRLLSAERGGDPDRPGKKNPLDPMLWMAAREGEPSWDGGSLGRGRPGWHIECVAIALDHLGMGFDVQGGGSDLAFPHHEMGASHAQVLTGEFPMAKAYVHAGMVGLGGEKMSKSRGNLVFVSALRREGVDPAAIRLTLLAHHYRSDWEWTDQVLVDAVARLGRWRAAVSRPDGPSAEPLVEEIREALANDLDAPAALAAVDRWAALQESDGGTDEGAPGVVSRAVDALLGVAL; encoded by the coding sequence ATGTATGCCTGGCCCGCTTCTGAGGTCCCCGCCCTTCCCGGCAAGGGCCGCGACCTCCGGATCCACGACACCGCGACCGGCGGTCTGGTCACCCCTGACACCGGTCCCGTCGCCCGTATCTACGTCTGCGGCATCACGCCGTACGACGCCACCCACATGGGGCACGCGGCGACCTACAACGCGTTCGACCTCGTGCAGCGCGTGTGGCTCGACACCAAGCGGCAGGTTCACTACGTCCAGAACGTGACCGACGTCGACGACCCGCTCCTGGAGCGCGCCGAGCGCGACGGCGTCGACTGGGTCGCCCTCGCCGAGAAGGAGACCGCGCTCTTCCGCGAGGACATGACCGCCCTGCGCATGCTGCCCCCGCAGCAGTACATCGGCGCGGTCGAGGCGATACCCGGCATCGTGCCGCTCGTCGAACGTCTCAGGGACGCCGGTGCCGCCTACGAACTCGAGGGCGACGTCTACTTCTCCGTCGGCTCCGACCCCCACTTCGGCAGGGTCTCGAACCTCGACGCCGCCGCGATGCGCCTGCTGTCCGCCGAGCGCGGCGGCGACCCGGACCGCCCGGGCAAGAAGAACCCGCTCGACCCGATGCTCTGGATGGCGGCCCGCGAGGGCGAACCGAGCTGGGACGGCGGCTCGCTCGGCCGCGGCCGGCCCGGCTGGCACATCGAGTGCGTGGCCATTGCCCTGGACCACCTCGGCATGGGCTTCGACGTACAGGGCGGCGGCTCCGACCTCGCCTTCCCGCACCACGAGATGGGCGCCTCGCACGCCCAGGTGCTGACCGGCGAGTTCCCCATGGCCAAGGCGTACGTCCACGCCGGCATGGTCGGCCTCGGCGGCGAGAAGATGTCGAAGTCCCGGGGCAACCTCGTCTTCGTCTCCGCGCTGCGCCGCGAGGGCGTCGACCCGGCCGCCATCCGGCTCACCCTGCTCGCCCACCACTACCGCTCCGACTGGGAGTGGACCGACCAGGTGCTCGTGGACGCGGTCGCCCGGCTCGGCCGCTGGCGTGCCGCCGTCTCCCGGCCCGACGGCCCGTCCGCCGAGCCGCTCGTAGAGGAGATCCGCGAGGCCCTGGCCAACGACCTGGACGCCCCGGCCGCACTCGCCGCCGTGGACCGCTGGGCGGCCCTCCAGGAGTCGGACGGCGGCACCGACGAAGGCGCCCCCGGTGTCGTGTCCCGTGCCGTGGACGCCCTGCTGGGCGTGGCCCTGTAG
- a CDS encoding SCO1664 family protein: protein MSAPERIPPRSVTTAELLAKGELKVRGQIREASNAVLFCSVTYEGREASCVYKPVAGERPLWDFPDGNLARREVAAYEVSEATGWDLVPTTVLRDGPYGEGMCQLWIETAAESELLALVDAEEPEPGWKAIGLAEVGEGKTALLVHADDERLRRLAVLDAVINNADRKGGHLLPADEGRLYGIDHGVTFNAENKLRTLLWGWAGEPLTPEAVEVLQALREALRDGGGLAVKLAELITAVELDATRARVDALLADGKHPEPSGEWPAIPWPPV, encoded by the coding sequence ATGTCCGCGCCAGAACGGATACCGCCGCGGAGCGTGACCACGGCCGAGCTGCTCGCCAAGGGTGAGCTGAAAGTGCGCGGACAGATCCGCGAGGCCTCGAACGCGGTGCTGTTCTGCTCCGTGACGTACGAGGGCCGCGAGGCGTCCTGCGTGTACAAGCCCGTCGCCGGGGAGCGGCCCCTGTGGGACTTCCCGGACGGCAACCTCGCCCGGCGCGAGGTCGCCGCCTACGAGGTCTCCGAGGCGACCGGCTGGGATCTCGTGCCGACCACCGTGCTGCGCGACGGACCGTACGGCGAGGGCATGTGCCAGCTGTGGATCGAGACGGCGGCCGAGTCCGAACTGCTCGCCCTGGTCGACGCCGAGGAGCCCGAGCCGGGCTGGAAGGCCATCGGCCTCGCCGAGGTCGGTGAAGGGAAGACCGCCCTCCTGGTGCACGCCGACGACGAGCGGCTGCGGCGGCTCGCCGTCCTCGACGCCGTCATCAACAACGCCGACCGCAAGGGCGGCCATCTGCTGCCCGCCGACGAGGGCCGCCTTTACGGCATCGACCACGGTGTCACCTTCAACGCCGAGAACAAGCTGCGCACCCTCCTGTGGGGCTGGGCGGGCGAGCCGCTCACTCCGGAGGCGGTCGAGGTCCTCCAGGCGCTCAGGGAGGCGCTGAGGGACGGCGGCGGGCTCGCCGTGAAGCTCGCCGAGCTGATCACCGCCGTAGAACTCGATGCCACGCGCGCGCGTGTCGACGCGTTGCTCGCGGACGGGAAGCATCCCGAGCCGAGTGGGGAGTGGCCGGCCATTCCGTGGCCGCCCGTGTAG
- a CDS encoding DUF3090 domain-containing protein — protein sequence MSRQVFLYDPPDRFVAGTVGLPGRRTFFLQAAAGPRVTSVALEKTQVAALAERMDELLDEVVRRSGGSAAVPAVTPTEISDTRPLETPVEEEFRVGTMALAWDGEEQRMIVEAQALVELDADTDEDLAEAEERLLQDEENGPPMLRVRLTGAQARAFAKRALDVVNAGRPPCPLCSLPLDPEGHVCPRQNGYRRGA from the coding sequence GTGTCCCGTCAGGTGTTCCTCTACGACCCGCCGGACCGCTTCGTAGCCGGTACGGTCGGTCTGCCCGGGCGCCGTACGTTCTTCCTCCAGGCCGCCGCCGGCCCTCGGGTGACCAGCGTGGCCCTGGAGAAGACGCAGGTCGCCGCGCTCGCCGAGCGCATGGACGAGCTTCTGGACGAGGTCGTACGGCGCAGTGGCGGCAGCGCGGCCGTCCCCGCCGTCACCCCCACCGAGATCTCCGACACCCGCCCGCTGGAGACCCCCGTCGAGGAGGAGTTCCGCGTCGGCACCATGGCGCTCGCCTGGGACGGTGAGGAGCAGCGCATGATCGTCGAGGCGCAGGCCCTCGTCGAGCTCGACGCCGACACCGACGAGGACCTCGCCGAGGCCGAGGAGCGACTCCTCCAGGACGAGGAGAACGGACCCCCGATGCTGCGGGTCCGCCTCACCGGCGCCCAGGCCCGCGCCTTCGCCAAGCGGGCCCTCGACGTCGTCAACGCCGGCCGTCCGCCGTGCCCGCTGTGCAGCCTCCCGCTCGACCCGGAAGGACACGTATGTCCGCGCCAGAACGGATACCGCCGCGGAGCGTGA
- a CDS encoding histidine phosphatase family protein has protein sequence MPTLILVRHGRSTANTGGVLAGWTPGVALDERGNAQAAALPGRLAALPIAEVVTSPLQRCQETLQPLLDARPDLRAHTDERIGECHYGDWSGRKLAELKDEPLMEVVQAHPSAAAFPGGESMRSMQTRAAEAVREWNARVERDHGADAVYLMCSHGDIIKSLVADALGLHLDLFQRISVEPCSITAIRYTRLRPFLVRLGDTGDLASLAPREEPPGDDAPVGGGAGAP, from the coding sequence ATGCCCACGTTGATCCTTGTCCGGCACGGACGTTCGACCGCCAACACCGGGGGAGTGCTCGCCGGCTGGACACCCGGTGTCGCCCTCGACGAGCGCGGCAACGCCCAGGCCGCCGCGCTCCCCGGACGGCTCGCCGCGCTGCCGATCGCCGAGGTCGTCACCAGCCCGCTGCAGCGCTGCCAGGAGACCCTCCAGCCCCTCCTGGACGCCCGCCCCGACCTGCGCGCGCACACCGACGAGCGGATCGGGGAGTGCCACTACGGCGACTGGTCCGGCCGCAAGCTCGCCGAGCTCAAGGACGAGCCCCTGATGGAGGTCGTCCAGGCGCACCCCTCGGCCGCGGCGTTCCCCGGCGGCGAGTCGATGCGGTCGATGCAGACCCGCGCGGCCGAGGCCGTACGCGAGTGGAACGCGCGCGTGGAGCGCGATCACGGCGCCGACGCCGTCTACCTCATGTGTTCGCACGGCGACATCATCAAGTCCCTTGTCGCGGACGCACTCGGACTTCATCTGGACCTCTTCCAGCGGATCTCCGTAGAACCGTGTTCCATCACCGCGATCCGTTACACCCGTCTCAGGCCCTTTCTCGTACGGCTCGGGGACACCGGTGACCTCGCCTCCCTGGCGCCGCGCGAGGAGCCCCCGGGCGACGACGCCCCGGTCGGGGGCGGCGCGGGCGCACCGTGA
- the corA gene encoding magnesium/cobalt transporter CorA — protein MIVDYAIYRDGRRTEGPGDFSDGLDHCRRVGDAFVWIGLYEPTESEFDKVTQEFALHPLAVEDALTAHQRPKLEVYDDSLFMVLKPVGYEADSDAVTSGEVMVFVGDSFVVTVRHGEEAPLAAVRHRLEEEPEMLRHGPTAVLYSIADAVVDHYVDVAGELQTDLEELEAAVFSPTGGGSRTTASRIYTFKRQILEFRRATGPLAQPLSRLAGVGFAGDRVRFVHDKARPFFRDVNDHLMKVNESVEGLDRLVSDVLAAHLAQTGVRQNDDMRKISGWAAMAAVPTMIAGIYGMNFDHMPELHWLWGYPAAVLLMAALEVLLYRMFKRRGWL, from the coding sequence GTGATCGTCGACTACGCCATCTACCGTGACGGACGCCGGACGGAGGGGCCCGGCGACTTCTCCGACGGCCTGGACCACTGTCGTCGGGTGGGTGACGCGTTCGTCTGGATCGGCCTCTACGAGCCCACGGAGAGCGAGTTCGACAAGGTCACCCAGGAGTTCGCGCTGCACCCGCTGGCCGTCGAGGACGCCCTGACCGCGCATCAGCGGCCCAAGCTGGAGGTCTACGACGACTCGCTGTTCATGGTCCTCAAGCCGGTGGGCTACGAGGCGGACAGCGACGCGGTCACCTCCGGCGAGGTCATGGTCTTCGTGGGCGACTCCTTCGTGGTGACCGTCCGGCACGGCGAGGAGGCCCCTCTGGCGGCCGTACGGCACCGTCTCGAGGAGGAGCCGGAGATGCTGCGGCACGGGCCCACGGCGGTGCTGTACTCGATCGCGGACGCGGTGGTCGACCACTACGTGGACGTGGCGGGCGAGTTGCAGACCGACCTGGAGGAGCTGGAGGCGGCGGTGTTCTCGCCGACCGGCGGCGGCTCGCGGACCACGGCGTCACGGATCTACACCTTCAAGCGGCAGATCCTGGAGTTCCGCCGGGCCACCGGACCGCTCGCGCAGCCGCTGTCCCGGCTCGCGGGTGTCGGGTTCGCCGGTGACCGGGTGCGGTTCGTGCACGACAAGGCGCGGCCGTTCTTCCGGGACGTGAACGACCACCTGATGAAGGTCAACGAGTCCGTGGAGGGCCTGGACCGGCTGGTGTCGGACGTCCTGGCGGCGCATCTCGCGCAGACCGGCGTCCGCCAGAACGACGACATGCGGAAGATCTCCGGGTGGGCCGCCATGGCCGCGGTCCCCACGATGATCGCGGGTATCTACGGCATGAACTTCGACCACATGCCGGAGCTGCACTGGCTGTGGGGGTATCCGGCGGCGGTCCTGCTGATGGCGGCCCTGGAGGTGCTGCTGTACCGGATGTTCAAGCGGCGCGGCTGGCTGTAG
- a CDS encoding ferritin-like domain-containing protein → MLSAKSLFQEILDNDESFRLFCSIAASGESQGGWENGRIAVLVPPTERDLAPKISRHGADEDKHGRIFNALLKKRGLEPVQVPADTDYTMLLERHGIGLAHEKLKGEAALTVQDVVTYLAHSRVTEQRASEQMDLLRRHFADHPDLGRAVRMISNDEDNHLAYCHEELLRFAAAGHGLAIQRTLRECALAEIRIYRDVSLAVMGHMGRVLGWPRAKSAALAAGIHAVYAYERLGGWRRMVSLRMPERRDALGGPATAAPEFA, encoded by the coding sequence ATGCTTTCGGCTAAGAGTCTGTTCCAGGAGATCCTCGACAACGACGAGTCGTTCCGGCTCTTCTGCTCCATCGCGGCCAGTGGTGAATCGCAGGGCGGCTGGGAGAACGGGCGCATCGCCGTGCTCGTCCCGCCCACCGAACGCGACCTCGCCCCCAAGATCAGCCGGCACGGCGCCGACGAGGACAAGCACGGGCGCATTTTCAACGCCCTTCTGAAGAAGCGCGGCCTCGAACCCGTCCAGGTGCCCGCCGACACCGACTACACGATGCTGCTGGAGCGGCATGGCATCGGTCTCGCGCACGAGAAGCTCAAGGGCGAGGCCGCACTGACCGTCCAGGACGTCGTCACCTACCTCGCGCACAGCCGGGTCACCGAACAGCGCGCCTCCGAGCAGATGGACCTGCTGCGCAGGCACTTCGCCGACCACCCCGACCTCGGCCGCGCGGTACGGATGATCTCGAACGACGAGGACAACCATCTCGCCTACTGCCACGAGGAGTTGCTGCGCTTCGCGGCCGCCGGACACGGCCTCGCCATCCAACGGACGCTGCGCGAGTGCGCGTTGGCGGAGATCCGGATCTACCGGGACGTCAGCCTCGCCGTGATGGGCCACATGGGACGCGTCCTCGGCTGGCCGCGCGCCAAGTCGGCGGCCCTGGCGGCCGGCATCCACGCCGTGTACGCGTACGAACGACTCGGCGGCTGGCGGCGGATGGTGTCCCTGAGGATGCCGGAACGCCGCGACGCCCTCGGGGGACCGGCCACCGCGGCACCCGAGTTCGCGTGA
- a CDS encoding LLM class F420-dependent oxidoreductase: protein MQLGINLGYWGAGMDGDNLAVAQEADRLGYAVCWAAEAYGSDAATVLTWVAAQTERIDVGSAIFQIPARQPAMTAMTAATLDSLSGGRFRLGIGVSGPQVSEGWYGVKFDKPLARTREYVEIVRKAMTRERLSYDGEHWTLPLPGGPGKPLKLTVHPEREHIPLYIAAIGPKNLEQTGEIADGALLIFPSAEHLEDTAIKHLRAGREKAGKTLEGFDIVPTVPLAFGEDKDVEKLADTFRPYTALYVGGMGSRQQNFYNKLAQRMGFEAAAAEIQDKYLAGDKEGAAAAIPHDLIDKTTLLGSVDRIADRMKEYAAAGVTTLTLAPAGWTLEERIAALRAGTEALERAGLA, encoded by the coding sequence ATGCAGCTCGGGATCAACCTCGGCTACTGGGGTGCCGGAATGGACGGCGACAATCTCGCCGTGGCGCAGGAGGCCGACCGTCTCGGCTACGCGGTGTGCTGGGCCGCCGAGGCCTACGGCTCCGACGCGGCCACGGTGCTCACCTGGGTCGCCGCGCAGACCGAGCGCATCGACGTCGGCTCGGCCATCTTCCAGATCCCGGCCCGCCAGCCCGCCATGACCGCGATGACCGCCGCGACCCTCGACTCGCTCTCCGGCGGCCGCTTCCGCCTCGGCATCGGCGTCTCGGGCCCGCAGGTCTCCGAGGGCTGGTACGGCGTCAAGTTCGACAAGCCGCTGGCACGCACACGTGAGTACGTCGAGATCGTCCGCAAGGCGATGACCCGCGAGCGGCTGTCCTACGACGGCGAGCACTGGACGCTGCCGCTGCCCGGCGGCCCCGGCAAGCCCCTCAAGCTGACCGTGCACCCGGAGCGCGAGCACATCCCGCTGTACATCGCGGCGATCGGCCCGAAGAACCTGGAGCAGACCGGCGAGATCGCCGACGGCGCGCTGCTCATCTTCCCGTCCGCCGAGCATCTTGAGGACACCGCCATCAAGCACCTGCGGGCCGGGCGCGAGAAGGCCGGGAAGACCCTCGAAGGCTTCGACATCGTCCCGACGGTCCCGCTCGCCTTCGGCGAGGACAAGGACGTCGAGAAGCTCGCCGACACCTTCCGCCCGTACACCGCGCTGTACGTCGGTGGCATGGGCAGCCGGCAGCAGAACTTCTACAACAAACTGGCCCAGCGCATGGGCTTCGAGGCCGCCGCCGCCGAGATCCAGGACAAGTACCTGGCCGGCGACAAAGAAGGTGCCGCGGCCGCCATCCCGCACGACCTGATCGACAAGACGACGCTCCTGGGCTCCGTGGACCGCATCGCGGACCGGATGAAGGAGTACGCGGCGGCCGGTGTCACCACCCTGACGCTCGCCCCGGCGGGCTGGACCCTGGAGGAACGGATCGCCGCCCTCCGCGCAGGAACCGAGGCACTGGAGCGCGCGGGTCTCGCATAG
- a CDS encoding aldo/keto reductase: protein MEQRHLGRTGLRVSRIGLGTLTWGRDTDEHDAADLLKAFWEAGGTLVDTADVYGDGEAEYLLGQLIEGLVPRRDLVISTKAGSVPDPDRRFDGSRGHLLAALDASLARLGTDYVDVWHIHAFDPFTPLEETLQALDLAVSSGRARYAGVSNYCGWQLAKAATWQLAAPGTRTRLASTQLEYSLLQRGVEREVLPAALDLGIGLLPSSPLGRGVLTGKYRHATPADSRGASEHMAPFVAPYLDDAATRIVDAVTIAADGLAVTPLQVALAWVRDRPGVAAPIVGARNAQQLTAALSVEALSLPDEICRALDDVSAPLHRYPDHDWSTL, encoded by the coding sequence ATGGAGCAGAGGCATCTCGGCCGTACCGGCCTTCGTGTGTCCCGGATCGGACTCGGCACCCTCACGTGGGGGCGCGACACCGACGAGCATGACGCCGCGGACCTGTTGAAGGCGTTCTGGGAGGCCGGCGGCACCCTCGTCGACACGGCGGACGTGTACGGCGACGGGGAGGCCGAGTATCTGCTCGGACAGCTCATAGAGGGGCTCGTGCCGCGCCGGGACCTGGTCATCTCGACGAAGGCGGGGAGCGTACCCGACCCCGACCGCCGCTTCGACGGCTCGCGCGGCCACTTGCTCGCCGCGCTGGACGCCTCGCTGGCCCGCCTCGGCACGGACTACGTCGACGTGTGGCACATCCACGCCTTCGACCCGTTCACCCCGCTGGAGGAGACCCTCCAGGCCCTGGACCTGGCGGTCAGCAGCGGGCGGGCGCGCTACGCGGGCGTCTCCAACTACTGCGGCTGGCAGTTGGCCAAGGCGGCGACCTGGCAACTGGCGGCGCCGGGCACGCGGACACGGCTGGCGAGCACACAGTTGGAGTACTCGCTGTTGCAGCGGGGCGTCGAGCGCGAGGTGCTGCCGGCCGCGCTGGACCTGGGCATCGGGCTGCTGCCCTCCTCCCCGCTCGGGCGCGGGGTCCTCACCGGCAAGTACCGGCACGCGACCCCGGCGGACTCGCGCGGCGCCTCGGAGCACATGGCGCCGTTCGTCGCGCCGTACCTCGACGACGCGGCGACGCGCATCGTGGACGCGGTGACCATCGCCGCGGACGGACTCGCCGTGACACCCCTCCAGGTCGCCCTCGCCTGGGTCCGCGACCGGCCCGGGGTGGCCGCCCCGATCGTCGGCGCGCGCAACGCGCAGCAGCTCACGGCCGCATTGTCAGTGGAGGCGCTTAGTCTTCCTGACGAGATCTGCCGAGCGCTCGACGATGTGTCGGCGCCTCTGCACCGCTATCCCGATCACGACTGGAGCACGCTGTGA
- a CDS encoding helix-hairpin-helix domain-containing protein, with the protein MSTDPETTETSLSEDTEATQGAVADAGADTDTDTGTDAGAGAGGADGGSAGESSAADGPDAEAGTEDTDGDAESTVAEAAEGAEGAGEATAEVVAAELSEAAAELLAQRLERERIERRKAEKTGAIVAGTKLSGTAAELLAAVRAVESGEKPVAVPFAKPEPAPRPSAAPEAVRRPQPAAAEPGVPATETVESVRRVLAEGGAPETLAAQVAAALGESGDDQLREDPWQLLRVPGVRPEQADGFARALLGAECAPDDERRGRAVVGWLLEQAALAGHTALEAAALTAALAKQGVPDPDAATQSAIAEGEVLVFQDALDEPAVPVQRTDDASDSAEDPEVEERPVRVLIGLERYALAEESLADGLAKVINSVPKEDGSAAEWEQAGAAKGSTGELIRAVAAHGLVLHTGGEASLEEPAALLGAAAGFGLRAWAAAHGPVGRDRFAALLTRSAGSEGAASDDGPRAATVAGLLSGAEGPGRDTDGALDLDLLVVLDAPQLDVETAALLTESLPDGARLVLAGDPAVLWSAGPGRVFADLLASKACPQVVSRRPDLGPVGELVSGIGIGELNQVEAPGKEVVIVPVRDAGEAVHRTVQLVADSVPRVIGVPAEQTVVITPGHGGAAGTRALNVALKERLNPGPGRFGGFDPGDRIAYSPTPGRTVSGRVLMADAKGLHLDCPDGLVVVPKERVEQSVRHGWALTAHQAVGVRWPAVVVVLPGDAAQALSRPWVYTAFSRADRHLSVVHGVDQALPRAVAEVPAKPRTTRLPVLLRPQVPAEV; encoded by the coding sequence GTGAGCACGGACCCGGAGACCACGGAGACCTCGCTGTCCGAGGACACGGAGGCCACACAGGGCGCCGTGGCGGACGCCGGCGCGGACACGGACACGGACACGGGCACGGACGCCGGCGCGGGAGCCGGGGGCGCGGACGGGGGGTCGGCCGGGGAGAGTTCGGCCGCCGACGGGCCGGATGCCGAGGCAGGCACCGAGGACACGGACGGGGACGCCGAGAGCACAGTCGCGGAGGCCGCAGAAGGCGCCGAGGGTGCCGGTGAGGCCACCGCCGAGGTTGTCGCCGCCGAACTGTCCGAGGCCGCCGCCGAGTTGCTGGCGCAGCGGCTGGAGCGGGAGCGGATCGAGCGGCGGAAGGCGGAGAAGACCGGGGCCATCGTGGCCGGGACCAAGCTCAGCGGGACGGCCGCCGAGCTGCTCGCGGCGGTGCGGGCCGTGGAGAGCGGCGAGAAGCCCGTGGCCGTCCCCTTCGCCAAGCCGGAGCCCGCCCCGCGCCCGTCCGCCGCCCCGGAGGCGGTGCGGCGGCCACAGCCCGCCGCGGCCGAGCCCGGCGTCCCCGCGACCGAGACCGTCGAGTCCGTACGGCGTGTGCTGGCCGAGGGCGGCGCGCCCGAGACGCTCGCGGCACAGGTCGCGGCGGCGCTCGGCGAGAGCGGTGACGATCAACTCCGCGAGGATCCTTGGCAGTTGCTGCGCGTCCCGGGTGTACGGCCTGAGCAGGCCGACGGGTTCGCGCGGGCCCTGCTCGGCGCGGAGTGCGCGCCGGACGACGAGCGGCGCGGCCGGGCGGTCGTCGGCTGGCTCCTGGAGCAGGCGGCTCTGGCCGGGCATACGGCCCTGGAGGCGGCGGCGTTGACGGCCGCACTGGCCAAGCAAGGTGTGCCCGACCCGGACGCGGCGACGCAGAGCGCCATCGCGGAGGGCGAAGTGCTGGTCTTCCAGGACGCGTTGGACGAGCCCGCGGTCCCGGTGCAGCGGACGGACGACGCGTCCGATTCCGCTGAGGATCCGGAGGTCGAGGAGCGTCCTGTCCGTGTGCTGATCGGCCTGGAGCGGTACGCACTCGCCGAGGAGAGCCTCGCCGACGGACTCGCCAAGGTGATCAACTCGGTGCCGAAGGAGGACGGTTCGGCGGCGGAGTGGGAGCAGGCGGGTGCCGCCAAGGGATCCACCGGCGAGCTGATCCGCGCGGTCGCGGCACACGGCCTGGTGCTGCACACCGGCGGGGAGGCGTCCCTGGAGGAACCGGCGGCACTGCTCGGCGCCGCGGCGGGCTTCGGGCTGCGCGCCTGGGCCGCCGCCCACGGTCCGGTCGGCCGGGACCGGTTCGCCGCGCTGCTGACCCGGTCCGCCGGGTCGGAAGGCGCGGCCTCGGACGACGGGCCCCGCGCGGCCACCGTCGCCGGGCTGCTGTCCGGTGCCGAAGGGCCCGGGCGGGACACCGACGGCGCCCTCGATCTGGATCTCCTCGTCGTGCTCGACGCGCCTCAACTGGACGTCGAGACGGCGGCGTTGCTCACCGAGTCGCTGCCGGACGGGGCGCGGCTGGTGCTGGCCGGGGACCCTGCGGTGCTGTGGTCGGCGGGTCCGGGGCGGGTCTTCGCCGATCTGCTCGCGTCGAAGGCCTGCCCCCAGGTCGTCTCACGGCGACCGGATCTCGGTCCCGTGGGCGAACTCGTCTCGGGCATCGGCATCGGCGAGCTCAACCAGGTGGAGGCCCCCGGCAAGGAGGTCGTGATCGTGCCGGTGCGGGACGCCGGTGAGGCCGTGCACCGGACCGTGCAGCTCGTCGCCGACTCGGTGCCGCGGGTGATCGGTGTCCCCGCCGAGCAGACGGTGGTGATCACGCCGGGCCATGGCGGCGCGGCGGGCACCCGTGCCCTCAACGTGGCGCTGAAGGAGCGGCTCAACCCCGGCCCCGGCCGCTTCGGCGGCTTCGACCCCGGCGACCGGATCGCGTACTCCCCCACCCCCGGGCGTACGGTCTCCGGCCGGGTGCTGATGGCCGACGCCAAGGGGCTGCACCTCGACTGCCCCGACGGCCTGGTCGTCGTACCGAAGGAGCGGGTGGAGCAGTCCGTGCGGCACGGGTGGGCGCTGACCGCGCACCAGGCGGTGGGGGTGCGGTGGCCGGCGGTGGTCGTGGTGCTGCCCGGGGACGCGGCGCAGGCACTCAGCCGGCCCTGGGTGTACACGGCGTTCAGCCGGGCGGACCGGCACCTGTCCGTGGTGCACGGCGTGGACCAGGCGCTCCCCCGAGCCGTCGCCGAGGTCCCGGCCAAGCCGCGCACGACCCGGCTGCCGGTCCTGCTGCGACCGCAGGTTCCGGCGGAGGTCTGA
- a CDS encoding DUF5703 family protein yields the protein MPEYEFVDVYVPRGVSRKDATRLLTDHAEYGHWELDRLSLLRDGSRRVRLRRRIIRQVRATW from the coding sequence ATGCCGGAATACGAATTTGTCGACGTGTACGTACCGCGCGGGGTCTCCCGCAAGGACGCCACACGTCTGCTGACGGACCATGCCGAGTACGGACACTGGGAATTGGACCGACTGAGCCTGTTGCGCGACGGCAGTCGCAGGGTGCGGCTGCGCCGGCGGATCATCCGCCAGGTACGCGCGACGTGGTGA